GTTTGCCATTCAGCGGTGCGGCGATGAGATTTCCCATGCCCCGGCCGCTGTGGATGTCTTGGGCGGGAAACAGCCGGTCATAGCTGCTCAGGTGCATACTGCCGCGGAGTTGAAAAGCCTCGCCGAGCAGGCTAGTGGCAACTGTTGCCGCCGACGTGGCCTGCGCGAAGAAGATCCACACGTGCGCCCCGCGCCCGGACTGCGACACCTCCAACGCCGCCGGAACCTTATGGGCCCGTGCGGCTTTCATATAGGCCAGCGCATCGAGTAGCGCGGCCTCTTTGTCGAAGTCGGCCGCTACCCACCAACAGGTGTCGTCGTCGTCGAGCGGATAAAGACCGATATGTATCTCGCCGCGCAAGTGCCGTCCGATGACATCGGGAGTCAACGGAAGATACGACGCGTCAGCGCGGCTCATGCCTTTGCGCCAGTAGCCGCGGATGGCCGGCATCCAACCGGAGCGGCCGTCGCGGCTGTTCTCCCACCGCAGCGCGTAAACATCGGAGCGACAACGGAAAAGGTCGAGAAAGAAGCGGACCTTGGCTTCGGGCGCCGACCTCATATCGACCGGCGACGCCGGCGCTCCGGCCAGGGCAGCCTGATCCGGATCCGCCGCCCGGGCCTGCTCTTCGCTCAGCTTCAGCAGGTGACGCAAGCGCGCATTGTCGGCACGCAACGTCTTCAACTCGCCCGGGAACCGCTCCACCACAACCACAGTCTGCCGGTCGTCCGGTATCGCCGAACCAGCCGGCTCAAGATCTCCCCGGTCCGCCCACTTCGCCGAAAGTCGCGTTAGCCGTCCGCCCGCTTGGGCTAATCGACTGCAGCGTGGGCTATGGAAACGCGGGCCGGAGAAGGCCAGAGAATTGGAGGCGTTTGGCCCTACCCGGTGTCCGGCGATGATGGAAGTGTGAATCGAAACGCGATACCGCCGAGCGTTCAGCGTCGCCGCTTGGCGGCATCGTCATATCCGAGGGAGGAGGCTGAGGTGACGGAAGCCACCGATCAGCTGACCGAGTTGCCGCTGCCACAGCTGTTAAACGAATTGGAAAGCTCCGCAGCGGGTTTAACGGCAGCCGAGGCGCTACAACGACTGCAGCATTACGGTCCCAACGAGATCGCCGAGCGCCATCGCAATCCGGTGTTGGTGTTTTTGGGGTATTTCTGGGCGCCGATCCCGTGGATGATCGAAGTGGCGCTGGCGTTGTCGGTGGCCGCCCGGCATTGGACCGACGCGGTGATCATCGGGGTGCTGTTGGCGATGAACGGGCTGGTGGCCTTTTTCGAGGAGCATCAGGCCGCAAACGCGATCGGCGCGCTCAAACAACGCCTGGCGTCGGCGGCGCGAGTGTTGCGCGACGGCGCATGGGTGACGGTGGCGGTGCGCGAGTTGGTGCCCGGCGACGTGGTGCGGGTGCGGCTCGGGGATGTGGTGCCCGCCGATCTGCGGGTGCTCGACGACGTCACGCTCGAGGTCGATCAGTCGGCGATGACCGGTGAATCGCTGGCCGTGAGCCGCGGCCAGGGCGAGAGCTTGTTTTCCGGGTCGGTGCTCGTCCGGGGTGAAGCCGACGCGCTGGTGTGTGCCACCGGGGTGTCGTCGTATATGGGGAAGACCACCGCGCTGGTGGAAAGCGCGGGCACGGTAAGCCACTTCCAGCGCGCGGTGCTGCGCATCGCCAATTACCTGATCGTGATCGCGGTCGCGTTGGTGACGTTGACGGTCGTGGTCTCGCTGGTCCGGGGAAATCCGGTGCTGGAGACCCTCGAGTTTGCGCTGGTGGTCACGATCGCGTCGATCCCGGTGGCGCTGCCGGCGGTGCTGTCGGTGACCATGGCCGTGGGGGCGCGCCAGCTGGCGCATCAAGAGGCCGTGGTCAGCCACTTGCCCGCGGTCGAGGAGCTCGGCGGCATCGACCTGTTGTGCTCGGACAAGACCGGAACCCTGACCCAGAACCGTCTCGCGGTGGCCGCCCGCTGGACCACCCCCGCCATGTCCGACGACGAGCTGCTCGTGATTGCCGCGTTGGCCTCGCGCGCCGAAGACAACGACGTCATCGATCTGGCGGTGCTGGCCGCCGCGGGTCAACGACCGGCGGCGCGGGTGGAGCAGTTCGTTCCGTTTGACCCGGTCAGCAAACGCACCGAAGCGCTGGTGCGCGACGCTGACGGTCAGACGTTTCGGGTCAGCAAGGGAGCGCCCCAGGTGATCGCCGCCCTATGCGACGGCGACGGCGCCACCACCCAGGTCGACGACGTGGTCGAACGGTTTGCCACCCACGGGTACCGATCCCTCGGCGTGGCCAGGACGGACGGCGACGGCTCGTGGCGGCTGATCGGTGTGCTGGGGCTGGCCGACCCGCCCCGGGACGACTCCGCGGCCACCATCACCGCCGCAAAGGAACTCGGCATCGACGTCAAAATGGTCACCGGTGATCAGGTGGCCATCGGTCGCGAGATCGCCCGCCAGGTCGGCCTGGGCGAGCAGATCCTCGACGCGGCCATCCTCAACACCGCCGACGACGGCGACCTAGCCGCCCGAGTGGAAGCCACCGACGGGTTCGCGCAGGTGTTTCCCGAACACAAGTACCGCATCGTGCAGCTGCTGCAGGCCCGCGGGCACATCGTCGGGATGACCGGCGATGGCGTCAACGATGCCCCCGCGCTCAAGCAGGCCGACGCCGGCATCGCGGTGGACGGCGCCACGGACGCGGCCCGCGCGGCCGCCGACGTGGTCCTGCTGGCGCCGGGGTTGTCGGTGATCGTGGCCGCGATCGCGCAGGCCCGCGAAATCTTTGCCCGGCTGACCAGTTACGCCACTTACCGCATCGCCGAAACCATCCGGGTGCTGCTGCTGATCACCCTGGCGGTCGTGTTCATGAATTTCTTCCCGGTCACCGCCGCAATGATCGTGTTCCTGGCGCTGCTCAACGACGGCGCGATCCTGTCCATCGCCTACGATCACGTGCGCGGCTCATCAAAGCCGGTCAAGTGGGACATGCGCAGTGTGCTGACCATCGCCACCGTGCTGGGCATCATCGGGGTAGTGGCGACCTTCACGCTTTTCTTCCTCGCCGACAGGGTCTTTCACCTCAGTCATGACCTCATCCGCACCATGATCTACCTGAAATTGTCGGCAGCCGGCCAGCTGACCATCTTCCTCACCCGCGCCCGGGGTCCGTTCTGGTCCCGGCCCGCACCCGCACCGCTACTGCTGGGCGCGGTCGTCGCAGCGCAAACCGTTGCCACCCTGATCTCCGTCTACGGGATGGCGATGACCCCGCTCGGGTGGCGCTGGGCCGGTCTCGTGTGGGCCTACGCGGTGGCGTGGTTCCTGATCAACGACCGGGTCAAGCTCGCCACCTACTACTGGCTCGACCGCCACCCCCGCCGCGAAAATCCAAACCGCTGGCGCGCCAAGCTCCACACGGCCTGACTGGATCAGCTGCGTTCGGCCGCGTTGAGGTACCGCTCTTCGATGGCATGGATCAGCTGGCGTCGTATTCGTTGCAGGTCGGCGGCGCGGCGGGCCGCCAGCTCGTCTTCCCATGCGGCTACTTGCGCGGCGAGTTCCGTGTCGGCGATGGTGTCGCCGAACCAGCGCGAAAAATCGCCGCGTTCGAGGTGATATTGGAGCGCTTGCGGGTCGAGATGGCCTAGCGCGGTGCGGAATTCGTACATCGTGCCCGCCGGGGGGATGGTGTGGCCAGCGGTTGGCCGGAAGTAGAACCGCCGCTCTTTGGGCAGGCGAACGTCGGCATATTTATGGCAGTGCCGCACGTGGCCGGTGCGGCGCGCCGCGATGGTGAAGGCACGCGGCGCCGCCGTGCCGAACTGCACGGTTGCCCGCCGCGCGGGTTGTGGCATAACGTCACCCGCCTCGTCGGCCCCCTCGAGGGTAAGCACGATGTCGGTGTCGTCGACCTCACCGGCGGGCAGCGACGCGGGCACGAACGAGGACAGCAGGTATCCGCCGCGCCGCGTCCAATGTGGCTGCTGGTCGGCGCCGAGCAGCTGGGCCTCGTCATAGACCACCCAGTGGGGAAAACCGCGTGCTTCGCGGTAGGCCTCGGCCGCGGGCCGGAGCCGGCGCAGATAATCGACCTTGTCGGCGGTGGGCAGCGCCGACAGGTCCACCACCAGGCCGGTGTGCGGCTGCAGCAAGCCGACCAGCTCGACCGGTTCGGGAAGGCGATGTTGGGCATCGATGAGCTGTACCCGGTTGAGCTGCCGCAGTTGTCGATGATCGCCTTCGGGATCGACGAGCAACACACAGTAGCCGGCGTTGATCCATTCCTCGGCCAGCAACCCGACCAGGTAGCTCTTGCCCGATCCGGCCGGCCCGGTCACCACCATGCGTGCCTGGCTGCCGGGCATTTTCGCCGGGGTCCCATCGTCGAAGGTCCCGATCCGCACCCACCGGCGCGGCGGGCACCAGCGCCGCGTCCCATTGAGATACGGGCCGGTCAGAAACTCGGCAACACCGGCTCCGTCCGGTTGCTCGAGCACCAGATCGGCATGGTCGCGCACCGACGACACCGCATTAGCCACCGCGACGCCGATTTCGGCCGAGCCGAACAGCGACAGGTCATTTTCGGCGTCCCCGATGGCGATCGTGTTATGCGGTGAGAGGTTCATCTGCGTCAGCATGGCCGCGAGCCCGGTGCCCTTGGTGACCCCGGCCGGCAGAACCATCAGCGCTTCCCGGTTTCGCACGATCTGACAGTCCAGCCCCAACACGCCAATCACTTCGAGAACGGTTGCGGCGTGCTGGCCGTCGACGGCCAAGATCACCTTGCCGCGCCGATACGGCACCCCCCGCTGCTCCAGCGCTGCCTCGAGCGCGCGGTCCACCGGCGCCGATAGCGGGTTGGTCCTGCCGGCGGTCACGGATACGGCCCCGTTTTCCAGGACCAGCGCATCAACATGATCGGTAATCTTGGGGAAGTCCGACGCCAACTCGGCTCCGATTCGCCCGGTGACCAGAACGACTTGGAGACCGTCGCGCCGAATTCGATCGATGGCCCCCAATGCCTGCGCCGAAAGCTGACCCGCCGAGGTGAGAGTGCCGTCCAAATCGACGGCCACCACACGGAAGAACCCCACAACCCACCCCTTCCTTGGGCACGAAGCTAGCCGCCTCTACGGCAAGGAATTGGTGATGGACTCGTCCTCAGGTTGGCCGACGGGCGATAGCGACATAGATCAATATGCGATTGATCAAAATGTTGCAAAGATCGCCATCGTTGGCAACTGCGGCAAGGTCACGGTGCCGCAGGAAGGCCTCGACACGTCGGTCGATGGTCCAACCCGGATAGGCGTGCGCGGGATCGTCGGAGTTGACGAACTCCCGTGCAAGGGCATCGATATCGCGATCAGTCACCATTAAAACACCGGCCATCATCGGCTCCTATACCGGCAGCACGCTCCACATGTGGGACATAAACCTAGGCAATTGTTTCCAATCTGTCCTCAGTGCTCGTAGGGCCATTGGTCCCTACGGCCGGGGTCCGGAAGTCATCAGTGCCTGTAACGCCGACAGCCCGTCCACCGCACAGCACGGCGGCGCTTCCCCGTTATAGCGCAAGCCGAAAAGCGTTGCTGAACACGGTTCATCGCGCTCACGTTAGCCGCGACGGCCAGAAACGAAATCGGCCGTCACGGAATCGGTTGCGTGACGGACCGCCACCAGGATGGGACTTCGGCCCCTACCGGCCGACCCCCACACCGTCGAAAGATCGAAAGGATGGCGACTCAGATCGCAGATCCCGGCAGGGTCGCAACGCAGTCCGTGGGTGCCGGGTTTGAAGGTTTGAAGGGACGCCATGTCGTTGAACTTGCCTGATATGACGCAGGTCCTGCAGGAGACGACGCGCAAGGGTGTGGGCGCCCGGCGGTGGCAGCGGCCGCTGTTCGTCGATCTTCTTCCGCCGTGCAACCACGCCTGCCCGGCCGGAGAAAACATCCAGTCCTGGCTGGCCCATGCTCAGGACGGGGAATACGAAAAGGCCTGGCGGGTGCTGGTCGAGGACAATCCGCTTCCCTCGACGCACGGCCGAGCCTGCTATCACCCTTGCGAGACCGGCTGCAATCGCGCGTCGCTGGACACACCGATCGCCATCCACGCGGTCGAGCGTTTCCTGGGTGATCTCGCGGCCGACGAGGGCTGGCGCGTGCCGGTCGCAGCGCCCAGCGGCAAAAAGGTTCTCGTCGTGGGCGCCGGCCCTGGCGGACTGGCGTGCGCCTATCACCTGGCGCGCATGGGCCATCAGGTCGAAATCCGCGATGGCGCCGAGGAACCCGGCGGAATGATGACCTTCGGCATTCCCGCCTACCGGCTGCCGCGCGCCCCCCTGCGCCGAGAGATCTCCCACATCACCGCGATGGCGGGCATCACCCTCCGGTGCGGCCATCGCGTCGACGATGTGATCGGCCAGATGCGCACCGGCGGGTTCGACGCCGTCTTCGTGGCCGTCGGCGCGCAAGAAGCCGACCACCTGGACATTCCGGCCATGGACGGCAAGAAGCTCATCGATGCGATCACCCTGCTGGGCGACGTGAGACAGGGGAGGCGCCCCCAGCTTGGCCGTACGGTGGCAGTCATTGGCGGCGGCGACGTCGCGGTGGACGCCGCGCGCACCGCCCGGCGCCTCGGGGCAACGGACGCGTTGCTGGTGTATCGCCGCGACAAGCCCCACATGAAGGCGGCGCCCAGCGAGGCCAGCGAGGCATTCGCCGAAGGCGTGAAGGTCAAATGGCTAAGCACCGTCGAGCGGTTCGGCGCGGCGGGGATCGTGATCGAAAAGGTTCAGATGAACCCCGACGGCGGCCTGACCCCGACCGGCGAGACCGAGCGGCTTGCCGCGGACTCGGTCGTGCTGGCCGTCGGCCAACACAGCGACCTGTCGCCGTTGCGCGGCGCGGACGGGGTCAGGATCACCACCGATGACGTCGTGGCGGTCGACGAGGTGTTGATGACCGGCCATCCTGGGATCTTCGCCGGCGGGGACTGCATCGGCGGCGCCCGCACGATGACCGCGGCCGTCGGGCACGGCAAGCTGGCGGCGCGCGCCATCGACGCCTGGATGCGACGCGAAACCTACCACCATCCGCCGTCGCACCCGTTGGTCACCTTCGACATGCTGCACCTGCTCGATTATCTGGACGCGCCGCGCAGCCACCAGCCCGAAGTTCCGCCGATGCAGCGCAGCGGATTCGGCGAAATCGTGGCGGGCCTCGACGAAGCCCAGGCGCGCTACGAGGCGCAGCGTTGCCTGTCGTGCGGCAACTGCTTCGAATGCGACAACTGCTATGCGGCCTGCCCGGAACAGGCGATCACCCGCCTGGGCCCTGGGCGCGGCTACAGCGTCGACATGAACCTTTGCACCGGCTGCGCAACATGTTTCGAACAGTGCCCCTGCCACGCCATCGACATGGTTCCCGAGCCGGGCGGATCCGCCCCTGCGGGCAGCCTCGGCGAAGCCCTGGCGCCAAGCGGTTTCGAGGTGCGGAGATGACCGGGCACGCCGCCACCGTCGACGGCAACACCGCCGTGGCCCATATCGCCTACCGGGTCAACGAGGTCTGCGCCATCTACCCGATCACCCCCTCCTCGCCGATGGCCGAACTGGCCGATGCGTGGTCGGATCGGGGCATCCGCAACATCTGGGGCAGCGTTCCGGTGGTGCAGGAAATGCAGGCGGAGGGCGGCGCCGCGGGCTGCGTGCATGGTTCGCTGCAAAGCGGCGCGCTCACGACGACCTTCACCGCCTCCCAGGGCCTGATGCTGATGCTGCCCAACATGTACAAGATCGCCGGCGAGCTGACCTCGACGGTGTTTCATGTGGCCGCACGGGCATTGGCCGCCGGGGCCTCCTCGATCTTCGGCGACCATCAAGACGTCATGGCCGCACGCATCACCGGCTTCGGGATTCTCGGCGCAAGCTCGGTGCAGGAAGCCCACGACCTTGCGCTGGTCGCGCAGGCCGCCACGCTGGCCGCGCGTGTTCCGCTGATTCATTTCACCGATGGCTTTCGCACCTCGCACGAGTACAACAAGATTTCGTTGATCCCCGACGCTGATATAGCAGCGATGATCGACGACGATGCGGTGCGCGCCCACCGCGAGCGTGGCCTCAGCCCCGAGCGCCCGGTCACCAGGGGGACCTGGCAGAACCCGGACACCTATTTCCAGACGCGCGAAGCGGTGAACCCGTTCTATGCGAGGGTGCCCGCGATGGTGCAGTCGAGCATGGATCGGCTCGCCGCCCTGTGCGGCCGGCGCTACTCGCTGTTCCGTTACGACGGCCCCCGCGACGCCGAGCGCGTGGTCATCAGCATGGGCTCGGCCGCCGAAGTGGTGCGCGAGACGGCGCGATGGCTGGGCGACCGCGGCGAAAAGGTCGGCGCCCTACAGGTTTTGCTCTATCGACCGTTCTCCGCCGAACACTTCCTGGACGCGCTGCCGCGAACCGTGCGTTCGATCGCGGTGCTCGACCGGACGAAAGAGCCCGGCGCGCCAATGGAACCGCTTCATGCCGATGTGGTGGGCGTGCTGAGCGAGGCCGTGGCGGCCGGGCGGCTCACGCGGATGCCGCGGGTGATCGGCGGCCGTTATGGACTGTCCTCCAAGGATTTCCACCCCGGGATGGCCAAGGCGGTGTTCGATGAGTTGAACAAGCCCGACCCGCACAACCACTTCACCGTCGGGATCATCGACGATGTCAGCCACACCAGCCTCGACTACGACAGGACGCTGGACATCGAGCCCGGCGACACCGTGCGCTGCCTGTTCTTCGGACTTGGCGCCGACGGGACCGTCGGCGCCAACAAGAACAGCGTCAAGATCCTCAGCGAGGCGCCGGATCGCCACGCGCAGGCCTACTTCGAGTACGATTCGCACAAGTCGGGAGCCGAGACCGCGTCGCATCTTCGCTTCGGCGCCAGCCCCATCACGGCGCCCTACCTGATCCGCCACGCCGACTTCGTCGCCTGCCACAAATTCAGCTTCCTGACCAAGCGCGACGTGCTTGGCCCCGCGATCCGCGGCGCGACGTTTCTGCTGAACAGCCCGTACGGACCGGACGACGTCTGGGACCGGCTCCCGCGCCAGATCCAACAGCAGATCATTGACAAGGACTTGCGGTTCTATGTCATCGACGCCTCGGCCGTGGCGCTACGGATCGGGCTGGGGCCACGGGTGAATACCATCTTGCAGACCTGCTTTTTCCATTTGGCCCAGGTCCTGCCGCCCGCGCGGGCCATCGCCGAAATCAAACGCTTCATCGAAAGCACCTATGCCGGCCAGGGCGAGGCGGTGGTGAAATTGAACTTCGCGGCCGTCGACGCCGCGCTCGCTGCCCTGCACGAGGTGCATGTTCCCGAAAAGGCTACCGGCACAAGCGATATCCCACCCATCGTCGCGCCCAGCGCTCCGGAATTCGTCCGCCAGGTCACCGCGGAGATCATGGCCGGTCGCGGCGATGACATCCCCGTCAGCCGCATACCCGAGGACGGCACCTTTCCCGCGGGCACCACGCAATACGAAAAGCGCGACATCGCCGTGCAGGTGCCGATCTGGGATCCGGCGTTGTGCATCCAGTGTGGCCAGTGCAGCATCGTCTGCCCACACAGCGTCATTCGCGCCAAGACATATGACGCGAAAAGCCTCGACGGCGCGCCCAGCGGCTTCCCGTCCGCGCCCGTCAACGCCCGCGGTTATCCCGACGCGCGCTTCACCCTGCAGCTCTATGTCGAGGACTGCACCGGTTGCGGTGTATGCGTTGAGAACTGCCCCGCCTACAGCCAAACCGGTGACGACCGGCGCGCCATCAACATGGGTGACAAGCTGCCGATCCTGCAGCGGGAGCGCGAGAACATCGCGTTCTTCGAGACGCTGCCCACCCCGAGCCGCCAGCAGGTGAACTTCGCCAATGTGCGCGGGGTACAGCTCCTAGAGCCGCTATTCGAGTTCAGCGGCGCCTGCGCCGGCTGCGGCGAAACCCCGTATCTGAAGCTGATTTCGCAGCTTTTCGGCGACCGGCTGCAGATCGCCAACGCGACGGGCTGTTCGTCGATCTACGCCGGTAACACCCCGGCCCATGCCTGGAAGGCCGACGCCGACGGGCGCGGGGTGGCATGGTCGAACTCGCTGTTTGAGGACAACGCCGAATTCGGCCTGGGCTACCGGCTGGCGATCGACACGCAGGCCAGCCTGGCCCACGATCTGCTGGGCCGGCTTGCCCCACAGGTCGGAGAGGACCTGGCCACTGCGCTGCTGGGCGCGGTACAGCACAGCGAATCCGAATACGCCGCACAGCGCGCCCGCGTGGCAACCCTCAAGGACAAGCTCGCCACGATCGGATCGCGCGATGCGCGGATGCTGTTGACCCTCGCCGACTTTCTGGTGCGTCGCAGCGTGTGGATCGTCGGTGGCGATGGCTGGGCCTACGACATCGGTTATGGCGGCCTCGACCACGTGCTGGCCCAGGGGCGCGATGTCAACGTGCTCGTCCTGGACACCGAGGTCTACTCGAACACCGGGGGCCAGGCATCGAAGGCGACCCCGCTGGGCGCCTCGGCAAAATTCGCGGCGGCGGGAAAGCGCGTGCCGCGCAAGGATCTTGCCCTTCAGGCGATCTCCTATGGCGATGTCTATGTGGCTCAGATAGCGCTGGGCGCCAATTCCGAACAGGCGCTCATCGCGCTGCGCGAGGCGGAGGCGTTCGAGGGCACGTCCCTCGTTTTGGCCTACTCGCAGTGCATCGCCCACGGCATCGACATGCGCATCGGCATGAAGCAGCAGGCCCGCGCGGTGGCCAGCGGCTACTGGCCGCTGTTCCGGTTCGATCCCACCATGCGCAAACGGGGCCTCAACCCATTCCGGCTGGACTCCCCGCGCCCGCGAATTACGTTGCAGGAGTATGCCTATCGCGAGCTACGCTACAAGACACTGACCAGGACCCATCCCGACGCCGCCGCCGAAATGTTGCGCCAGGCCCAGGCGGCCGCCGACGAGCGATATCGGGTCTATGAAGACCTGGCGGCGCGCGACGGCAGCCGCTTCCTGCCGCACTGGCAGGACGTCACCTAATGACCCGGCCACGGCCAGATAGCGCCGCCGAGCCGGACCTGCGCACCCGGTATCTGGGGCTTGACCTCGAACATCCGATCGTTGCGTCGGCGTCGCCGCTGACCGCCGATTTGGACGGCATCCTGCGACTTGCCGACGCCGGGGTCGCGGCGATCGTGATGGCCTCGATCTACGAGGAGCAGGTCGTCGCCGAGGAACTGGCGCAGGCCGCGCTGCTCGAGCAGGGCAGCGACACCCAACCGGAGGCCACCGGATACTTCCCACAGGTCCCCGCGGACCGGGGCGTGCTGGAGGGCCGGCTGCAGACGCTGCGGCTCGCATCGCAGCGCGCGGGCGTGCCGATCATCGCCAGCCTGAACGCGAAATCCAATACCGGCTGGGTCGATGTCGCGCGTCGGTTGGAAGAGGCCGGCGCCAGCGCCATCGAGCTCAACATCTACCGCGTACCCGCCGACCCGGCCGAAACCGGTGCGGCGGTAGAAGATAGCTATGCCGAAATCCTGCGGGTGGTCAAAGACGCGGTCAACGTGCCGGTCGCGGTCAAGCTCGTCCCGTTCTTCAGTTCGCCGGCGAATATGGCGACCAAACTGGTGCAGGCCGGCGCCGACGGGCTCGTGCTGTTCAACCGGTTCTACGAGCCCGATATCGACCTCGATTCGCTGAAACCGCGGACCGACTTTCAACTCAGCACGCCCTACGACATCCGGCTGCCTTTGATGTGGATCGGGCTGCTCTCGCGACACGTCAACGCCTCGTTTGCGGCCAGCACCGGCGTGTGGAGCGGCGACGAAGTCGTCAAATACCTGTTGGCGGGCGCCGACGTGACGATGACGACCTCGGCCCTACTCCAGCACGGCCCGCAGCACGTGACCACGCTGCTGGACGGTCTGCGTGACTGGATGCACAGCCGCGGATTCGAATCGGTGGCCGCCCTCAAGGGCCGGCTCGCGGCCGACCAACATCCCGCCGCCGCGGCGCAGTTCCTGCGCGCCCAGTATCACGAAATCCTGACCACCGGTTATCTGGGCATCGGATGCTGACGACGGCATCTGCAGAGGCAAAAGCGCTGCGGCTCAACGCTTCTGGTCACCTTCCGGTTCTGTCGGTACTGCACAGTCAGGGCCCGCACGCTCACCGGTACTAAGGCCGAAGGACCCTAGGGTGTCGCGCCCCGGGTGCGTGATCATGGCAGTTGGCGGACGGTACGTGGCGACACGAGGCTATTGATAAGGAGGCGGGCCATGGTTGCGCGGGTGGCCATCAACGGCCTGGGCCGAATCGGCCGGGCCACACTCAAATCGGTGCTCGGGGAGCGGGGGCTGGAGCTGGCGGCGGTCAATGACGTGGCGCCGATCGACAACTTGGCCTACCTGCTGCGTTACGACACCGTCTACGGACGTGCTGATAGCACTGTCAGCGTTGCGGACTCGATGATCTCGGTGGCGGGCCAGCGGATAAAGGTGCTCAATGAAGCCGATCCCACCAAGCTGCCCTGGCGAGATCTCAAGGTGGATCTGGTTTTTGAATGCACCGGCGCGTTCCGCAGGTCCGCCGATCTGCGGGCACACCTTGA
The nucleotide sequence above comes from Mycobacterium malmoense. Encoded proteins:
- a CDS encoding plasma-membrane proton-efflux P-type ATPase, with product MTEATDQLTELPLPQLLNELESSAAGLTAAEALQRLQHYGPNEIAERHRNPVLVFLGYFWAPIPWMIEVALALSVAARHWTDAVIIGVLLAMNGLVAFFEEHQAANAIGALKQRLASAARVLRDGAWVTVAVRELVPGDVVRVRLGDVVPADLRVLDDVTLEVDQSAMTGESLAVSRGQGESLFSGSVLVRGEADALVCATGVSSYMGKTTALVESAGTVSHFQRAVLRIANYLIVIAVALVTLTVVVSLVRGNPVLETLEFALVVTIASIPVALPAVLSVTMAVGARQLAHQEAVVSHLPAVEELGGIDLLCSDKTGTLTQNRLAVAARWTTPAMSDDELLVIAALASRAEDNDVIDLAVLAAAGQRPAARVEQFVPFDPVSKRTEALVRDADGQTFRVSKGAPQVIAALCDGDGATTQVDDVVERFATHGYRSLGVARTDGDGSWRLIGVLGLADPPRDDSAATITAAKELGIDVKMVTGDQVAIGREIARQVGLGEQILDAAILNTADDGDLAARVEATDGFAQVFPEHKYRIVQLLQARGHIVGMTGDGVNDAPALKQADAGIAVDGATDAARAAADVVLLAPGLSVIVAAIAQAREIFARLTSYATYRIAETIRVLLLITLAVVFMNFFPVTAAMIVFLALLNDGAILSIAYDHVRGSSKPVKWDMRSVLTIATVLGIIGVVATFTLFFLADRVFHLSHDLIRTMIYLKLSAAGQLTIFLTRARGPFWSRPAPAPLLLGAVVAAQTVATLISVYGMAMTPLGWRWAGLVWAYAVAWFLINDRVKLATYYWLDRHPRRENPNRWRAKLHTA
- a CDS encoding HAD hydrolase family protein, whose amino-acid sequence is MGFFRVVAVDLDGTLTSAGQLSAQALGAIDRIRRDGLQVVLVTGRIGAELASDFPKITDHVDALVLENGAVSVTAGRTNPLSAPVDRALEAALEQRGVPYRRGKVILAVDGQHAATVLEVIGVLGLDCQIVRNREALMVLPAGVTKGTGLAAMLTQMNLSPHNTIAIGDAENDLSLFGSAEIGVAVANAVSSVRDHADLVLEQPDGAGVAEFLTGPYLNGTRRWCPPRRWVRIGTFDDGTPAKMPGSQARMVVTGPAGSGKSYLVGLLAEEWINAGYCVLLVDPEGDHRQLRQLNRVQLIDAQHRLPEPVELVGLLQPHTGLVVDLSALPTADKVDYLRRLRPAAEAYREARGFPHWVVYDEAQLLGADQQPHWTRRGGYLLSSFVPASLPAGEVDDTDIVLTLEGADEAGDVMPQPARRATVQFGTAAPRAFTIAARRTGHVRHCHKYADVRLPKERRFYFRPTAGHTIPPAGTMYEFRTALGHLDPQALQYHLERGDFSRWFGDTIADTELAAQVAAWEDELAARRAADLQRIRRQLIHAIEERYLNAAERS
- a CDS encoding NAD(P)-binding protein: MTQVLQETTRKGVGARRWQRPLFVDLLPPCNHACPAGENIQSWLAHAQDGEYEKAWRVLVEDNPLPSTHGRACYHPCETGCNRASLDTPIAIHAVERFLGDLAADEGWRVPVAAPSGKKVLVVGAGPGGLACAYHLARMGHQVEIRDGAEEPGGMMTFGIPAYRLPRAPLRREISHITAMAGITLRCGHRVDDVIGQMRTGGFDAVFVAVGAQEADHLDIPAMDGKKLIDAITLLGDVRQGRRPQLGRTVAVIGGGDVAVDAARTARRLGATDALLVYRRDKPHMKAAPSEASEAFAEGVKVKWLSTVERFGAAGIVIEKVQMNPDGGLTPTGETERLAADSVVLAVGQHSDLSPLRGADGVRITTDDVVAVDEVLMTGHPGIFAGGDCIGGARTMTAAVGHGKLAARAIDAWMRRETYHHPPSHPLVTFDMLHLLDYLDAPRSHQPEVPPMQRSGFGEIVAGLDEAQARYEAQRCLSCGNCFECDNCYAACPEQAITRLGPGRGYSVDMNLCTGCATCFEQCPCHAIDMVPEPGGSAPAGSLGEALAPSGFEVRR
- the nifJ gene encoding pyruvate:ferredoxin (flavodoxin) oxidoreductase, with product MTGHAATVDGNTAVAHIAYRVNEVCAIYPITPSSPMAELADAWSDRGIRNIWGSVPVVQEMQAEGGAAGCVHGSLQSGALTTTFTASQGLMLMLPNMYKIAGELTSTVFHVAARALAAGASSIFGDHQDVMAARITGFGILGASSVQEAHDLALVAQAATLAARVPLIHFTDGFRTSHEYNKISLIPDADIAAMIDDDAVRAHRERGLSPERPVTRGTWQNPDTYFQTREAVNPFYARVPAMVQSSMDRLAALCGRRYSLFRYDGPRDAERVVISMGSAAEVVRETARWLGDRGEKVGALQVLLYRPFSAEHFLDALPRTVRSIAVLDRTKEPGAPMEPLHADVVGVLSEAVAAGRLTRMPRVIGGRYGLSSKDFHPGMAKAVFDELNKPDPHNHFTVGIIDDVSHTSLDYDRTLDIEPGDTVRCLFFGLGADGTVGANKNSVKILSEAPDRHAQAYFEYDSHKSGAETASHLRFGASPITAPYLIRHADFVACHKFSFLTKRDVLGPAIRGATFLLNSPYGPDDVWDRLPRQIQQQIIDKDLRFYVIDASAVALRIGLGPRVNTILQTCFFHLAQVLPPARAIAEIKRFIESTYAGQGEAVVKLNFAAVDAALAALHEVHVPEKATGTSDIPPIVAPSAPEFVRQVTAEIMAGRGDDIPVSRIPEDGTFPAGTTQYEKRDIAVQVPIWDPALCIQCGQCSIVCPHSVIRAKTYDAKSLDGAPSGFPSAPVNARGYPDARFTLQLYVEDCTGCGVCVENCPAYSQTGDDRRAINMGDKLPILQRERENIAFFETLPTPSRQQVNFANVRGVQLLEPLFEFSGACAGCGETPYLKLISQLFGDRLQIANATGCSSIYAGNTPAHAWKADADGRGVAWSNSLFEDNAEFGLGYRLAIDTQASLAHDLLGRLAPQVGEDLATALLGAVQHSESEYAAQRARVATLKDKLATIGSRDARMLLTLADFLVRRSVWIVGGDGWAYDIGYGGLDHVLAQGRDVNVLVLDTEVYSNTGGQASKATPLGASAKFAAAGKRVPRKDLALQAISYGDVYVAQIALGANSEQALIALREAEAFEGTSLVLAYSQCIAHGIDMRIGMKQQARAVASGYWPLFRFDPTMRKRGLNPFRLDSPRPRITLQEYAYRELRYKTLTRTHPDAAAEMLRQAQAAADERYRVYEDLAARDGSRFLPHWQDVT